Genomic segment of Paenibacillus sp. FSL R5-0623:
TGCACAAATCGAAACATGGAATCACTGCGTATGATCGTTTTATCAATATCAAAAATGGCGACTTTCGTGCTTTTCACCCTGATCCCCCTCAGTTTTTATTCAAAGATTGCAAAGATTGTAACAACACTTATCACATACAACATAACCGTAATTAATATGGGCTTGTCCTCAAACAGCACACGATCAGGCGAGCCGCCTTGGTTCTTCATATGGATCAGATACAGGTAACGGAACATGCCGTAAATAACCAATGGAATCGTCCACATGAGATGAATGGTTCGATCTGAAGTGAATGTGAACAGGGAATAACTGATAATCGTAGCTGTCGTCACAATTGTATTGAATTGATCCAGTAATGTAATGGAGTAGTTATCCAAAACCTTACGATGTGATCCCGTATTTCCCTCAAGCAACGTGAGTTCATTTCTGCGTTTTCCAATGGCCAAAAACAACGACAACAGCATGGTACAGATCAAAAACCACGGTGTGAATGGCACATGGATCAGCACACCACCTGCAATGGCACGAAGTACAAAGCCGGCTGCAATGGTCATCATATCCAGGATAACGAGATGTTTCAGCACAAATGAATACGATACATTCAACAGGAAATAGACGATACATAACACCCCGAATAGAGGGTTCATCATGAAGGCCGTTCCTACGGAAAGGATTAATAAAATAATGCCAAACAACAAAGCATGACTCGGATTCACCTGCCCAGAAGCCATAGGACGATACTTTTTCACCGGATGCTGTCTATCCCTGTCCCGGTCTACAAAGTCATTTAAAATATACACACAGCCTGCAACAAGGCTAAATAGAATAAAACCAAGCAACGTCGCAAGAATGGTTTCAGTCCGAATCTCCTCAAAAGAGAATAGTAACGCAGCAAATAACAGCAGATTTTTAGTCCACTGTTTGGGTCTTAACAATCTGATTAATCCTGGCACTATACTGCCTGTTCCTGTTGCCGGTGAGGACACCGTACTTGTTCGTGATGATAACAATTGTAATAACTCCCTTCAAAAGCAACTTCTGTATATAACAAATAACGTAAAGATCTAATCATATGTTGCTTGTATAATTTTGTAAAGGGAGTAAATGAAAAAAATCTAATATGGGCATAAAAAAGAGACCGTTTCCGGTCTCTTCGTTAGTAAATGATTTAACTATTGGGTCATGCGATTAAAATTCGAATTGCACGTCGCTCAGACGACGTTTGATCTCAGCAATAACACGTTTCTCTTCCTCTTCACCCTTCGCTTCAAAGGTTACGGAGAAACGAACAAAGTTACCGGCATCATCCCAAGGTACGGATGAGATCAGTTTCTCACGGATCAGGAATTGGGAGAAATCTTCGCCGGATTCGAAGCGACGTCCGCCAACCACACCTTTTGGTGCTTCTACATACAGGAAGAATGAACCTTTAGGTTTTTCAGCCTGGAAGCCCAGTTCGTTCAGTGCGGCAACGAGCATGTCGTGACGACGGGAATATTTCTCTGCAATTTTTTCCGTAATTTCAGGGTGATTCAATCCATATGCAGCAGCCTTTTGAATCGCGATGAACTGACCGGAGTCATTGTTGTCCTTCACGTCACTGAATGCTTTGACTACAAGCGGATTACCCGCTACGAACCCGATTCTCCAACCTGTCATGTTGTAGGACTTGGATAAAGAGTGCAGCTCTACGCCGACATCCTTCGCTCCTGGTACCGACAGGAAGCTGAACGGTTTTTTGCCATCGTATGTCAATGCCGCATAAGGAGCATCGTGGACAACAACTACGTTGTATTTCTTCGCCCACTCCACGACTTCAGTGAAGAACTCCACTGTTGCACTTGCACCTGTTGGGTTGTTCGGATAGTTCAGGTAGAGCAACTTCGCACGTTTTGCGATGTCTTCCGGAATAGCCGTCAGATCAGGCAGGAAGTTGTTCTCTTTCGTCAATTGAATGTTGAACACTTCTCCACCCAGATACTTCGTATGTGTGCCCATAACCGGATAACCTGGAACGGTCATGATCGTCACATCACCCGGATTAATGAAGCATGAAGGCATCATCGCCAAAGCCGGTTTGGAACCAATGGAGTGCACGATTTCGGTATCTGCATCGATACCTTCTACGTTGAATACGTTTTTCAGGTAAGAAGTAGCAGCAGTTTTGAATTCAGGAATACCATTGTCGGCATAACCACGGTTCTCAGGTCTGGAAGCCTCTTCTGCAAGAGCAGCCACAATGCCTGCATCAGCCATTTCGTCCGGTTCACCTACACCAAGGTCAATCAGTTCCACATCGGGAAAATCTTTTTTGGCCGAAGCTTTGGCACGTTTGATTTTCTCGAATTTATAAATGTTCGTGTCTTTACCATAGTTGGAGCCACCGATACGGTCGGCAAAATTAGTCTGAATGTAAGTTTCTTGGTATTTATCGATACTCATAACGTTGTTCATCTCCTCATTTGACGCAAATTTCTACACTTTAATATGAAGCATTTGCGTGATCAAAGCCATGGACAAAGTATCTGAACATTTGTACTTTCTTGGAGCTGTTAACGACTGCGTAGCGAGGCAAGCACGTCTTCCATATCTTGCGGAATAGGAGCTGAAAATTCAAGGTATTCTCCCGTTGTTGGATGCACAAATCCAAGAATGGCCGCATGAAGAGCCTGTCCCTGCATTTTGATCCCTTTATTCCGTCCATAAGTTGGATCTCCTACAAGCGGGTGACCAATAAATTTCATGTGAACCCGAATCTGGTGAGTACGTCCTGTCTCCAGTTTCAATTCCAGCAAGGTGTAATCATTAATCCGCTCAGTAACGGTAAAATGCGTAACGGCATGTTTACTGTTACGTTCTGTGACCGTATACATTTTGCGGTCATTGGTATCCCGTCCAATCGGTGCATCAATGGTCCCTTGATCATGGTTAAGATGACCATGAACAAGCGCAATATACCGTCTGTTCACCGTATGTTCCTTCAACTGGGCAGCCAGTGAGGCATGAGCACGATCGTTCTTGGCAGCCATGATTAGGCCGGATGTATCCTTATCGATACGATGCACAATACCAGGACGCAACTCCCCATTAATACCCGAGAGGTCTTTGCAGTGATGCATAAGTGCATTAACGAGGGTACCCGACGTATGTCCTGGTGCCGGATGCACCACAAGACCACGCTGTTTGTTAATCACGATCAGGTCGCTGTCTTCATATACCACTTCCAGCGGAATATCTTCGGCAATGATCTCTACAGCAGCCGGTTCAGGAATCTGTAGTTCAATCAGATCACCTTCGGATAACTTGGCATTGGCTTTGACAACAGCACCATTTACCGTAACCATCCCGTCTCCGATCCACAATTGAACCTGGGAGCGAGATACGTTATCCACAGCTTCCGTAATATATTTGTCAATTCGTTCTTTTTTATGTTCAGCAGCAACGGTCCATTCCATACGTTCATTGCCATTCATTAGTTCTTCGTCGTTAATCTGTTCCTTATTCGGATTACTCATGATGTTCATTCCCTTCAATCTTCGCGGCTGCTTTTTCGCGCCGTCCTTCAAGCAACGTCTCCACAATGATTAACGCTACACCGATGCAGATTGCCGAATCGGCGATGTTAAAAATGGGAAACGTATAACTTCCAAAGTTAAGTTGTACAAAATCTACAACTTCTCCGGTCAATGCCCGGTCAAGGAAGTTGCCAATTGCTCCACCAAGCACCAAACTAAGCGCCACAGGCAGCAATTTGTGCGGGGTATCTTTTACCTTTTGCAAATACCAAATCAAGGCAACGACCACAATCAACGTAACCACGATAAAGAACCAACGCTGGTCTTGCAGAATGCCAAAAGCTGCTCCTGAGTTACGATGTGATGTGATGACAAAGAAATTGCCGATGACCGGAATTTCTTCTCTGAGTTCCATCCGGGTTGCAATCAGATACTTGGTTCCCTGATCCAATAAAAATACGATAAAAGCGAGGATATAATACACCACGTTTGTTTGTCACTCCGTTCTTGTCATTTCCAAACGATACCAGGCTTACGCCAGACTTGTTTTATTGTAGCACAGCTGTTTGGAAATCGTCCACGACGCGCTATATCAGCAACGCTTATGGCAAAAACGATAACATTTCCCTTCTGTAATCTTGCCCTTAATGGCACATCCTACAATAGAGTCAAAATCCGGATTACAGCATGAAAGCAGAAAGGGGAAAATCATGTCACATTTTACTAACGAACAACTGCAATTTTTACGTTCCCAACTGATGTCTGATAAGCGCGATATTGAACATAGACTTTCGGAAAACGAGCATTACGGCCTTGGAGATTCCCTTAAACTACAGACAGGTGAATTATCACCAATTGATAACCATCCTGGCGACATAGCTACAGAGGTGTATGAACGCGAGAAAGATATTTCCCTGCTGGAACATGATGAATTCCAATTGGAACGTATCGATTCTGCACTGCACTCCATCGAAGAAGGACATTACGGTACATGTGCGGTCTGCCAGCAACCCATCCCTTATGAACGCATGGAAGCTGTTCCCTACACCAAATACTGCAAAAAACATCAACCGGAAACCGTTGTCTCCGAAAACCGTCCTGTAGAGGAAGAATTCCTTGCCCCGGCATTTGGTCGAACCAGTCTGGACGAACGTGATGACCAAAATGGCTTCGATGGCGAGGATGCCTGGCAGATCGTTGAGAGCTGGGGCACATCGAACTCACCAGCCATGGCTGAAGGACGTGATATCGACAGCTATGATGTTATGGCGATTGAAGCAACCGATGAAGTGGAAGGCTGCGTTGAAGCGTACGAAAGCTTTGTTGCAACAGACATCTATGGTCATGACGTCTCCATCGTGCGCAATCGGCAATATCGCCAGTACCTGGAGAACCGTGAAGGCGAGGGTCTGTTAGAACCGGATATGGAGACGGATGACATGTACTAAATGCACTTTGATATCCTTCACCTTTAATCGCTTAATAGGTGTTCATATCAAGCTGACGCTGGACAATGCGCACAATATCAGCGATGTAGTCTCCAACAATGGGAAGATTGAGCGCCCCAAGTAGCTGCAAAACGTAAATGATCGTTGCTGCGAAAAAGGTGAAACCAATCGCGATCCCCACACCTCGTGCGGCTCCTGACAACAGGTTAAGTCCAATCAATTTCCATGGCCTATTCAGCAATTCTGTGTATTGCGCAATTCGTGAACGTTCCAGTTCATTCGCCAGACGGTTCGTCAGGGTATGTAACTCTTCAATTTTGTCATGGGAATTCAGATTATCTGATGTTGATTGTTGTGAAGTGGATGATGTTTGCTTGTCATGTTCGCTCATGTTTTGGTCAGTTCCTTTGATCAATATAGATTGACTGCACTATAGAATCATTGCCTTTTTGCCTAAAAAACAAACGAGCCCAGAACCAGGGAATATGTCCCTGCCTCTGCGGCTCGTTTGTTTATGCTCTATATTCTGTCTTAATTGGATGGGACATGCTCCGAATTACGCTTCGATGTAAATACCGATCGATTTACCTCCGGCTTCAACACGTTCCATGGACTCATTCGAGCCAAATGTAACTTCGGTTACGAGAACATTTTCACGCAACACATCATCAAACGCCTGAATAGCTTCCTGAAGGGATGCATCCACATCCAGCGTCAAACGTACTCTTTTCTCAATCGGCAAGTCCAGTCGTTTCCGGGTATCCTGCACAGCCCGAACTACTTCACGGACCCAGCCTTCCTGTTCCAATGCTGGCGTGATTTCGGTATTGAGTGCAACCGTCAGACCGTAACCTGATGCTGAAGCAAAACCTGATTTGGCCTGTTTATCAACCAATAATTCTTCGTTCGTCACTTGCAGCTCCTCGCCTTCCGGAGAAACGATATTCAGCACACCCTCCGAAACCACTTTACGTGTCTCATCGGCAGACATTCCCTTGAAGAAGTTTTGCAGGAATCCTACGTTTTTACCGTATTTCTTACCTGCAACTTTCAGGTTCAGCTTCAATGTAAAGTCAACGAATTCCGCATCATTATGCTCCGTACGGATTCCTTTTACATTGATCTCTTCCTTGATGATTTCTTCATAACTTGCCAGGTCAAACCCTTTATCAAGAGAAACGATCAATTCGGACAGTGGCTGACGTGTCTTGATGCCTGTTTCGTTACGAACGTTACGGGCAAGTTCAACCACGCGGCGAGCCGTCTCCATATCCTGTTCCAGTCCTGCATCAATCAACGCTTCATTGGCTACAGGATAGTCTTCCATGTGTACACTCTCACCTGTTGCAAGGTTCAGATAGATGTCTTCTGCCAGCATCGGTGTGAACGGAGCAACCAACTTCGCAGTAGTCACCAGTACCTCAGTCAATGTGCGGTAAGCGTCCAGTTTATCCTCTGTGAGGCCACTTCCCCAGAAACGGTCACGGGAACGACGGATATACCAGTTACTCAGTTCATCAACAAAAGCTTCAATCGCTTTGGAAGAGTTCAGATAGTCGTTAACCAGCAACGCTTTTTCTACAACCAGGATCAGGCTGTTCAGTCTCGACAGAATCCAGCGATCCAGCTTGTGTGCGGACAGTTGGAACGGGTGCTCCTGTGGATCAAATCCATCAATGGTAGCATAAAGCGTCAGGAATGCATGGGTGTTGACCAGCGTATCCACCATTTTGGATTTTGCTTCCCCTACGATACCTTTGGAGAAACGTTTGCTGTTCCACGGTGCACTGTCAGACAATAAAGCCCAGCGGAATGCATCTGTACCGTATTCTTCAATTACTTCCCAAGGATCGATAACGTTACCTTTGGATTTGGACATCTTCTGTCCGTTCTCGTCAAGAACGTGTCCTGTAGCCATAACCGCTTTGTAAGGCGCTTTGCCTGTCAAAAGGGTAGAAACCGCCAACAAGCTGTAGAACCAGCCACGTGTCTGGTCAATCCCTTCACAGATCATATCCGCAGGATACTGCTGTTCAAATACTTCTTTATTTTCAAATGGATAGTGTTGCTGGGCAAACGGCATGGAGCCGCTGTCGAACCAGACATCGATCACTTCCGGTGTACGTTTCATTTCATATTTGCCACAAGAGCTCATGACTTTAACGACATCCACATATGGTTTATGCAATTCAAGATTCTCAGGCACATCACCTACTGCACGAGCACGCAATTCTGCAATGCTGTGTGGAGCAAATTGTTCGCCAGTCTCCTCACATACCCAGATATTCAGCGGAGTTCCCCAATAGCGATCACGGCTGATGTTCCAATCCACCAGATCCTCAAGGAATTTCCCGAAGCGACCTTCACGAACGTGACCCGGGTACCAATCCACTTCACTGTTGTTGGCAATCAATTGGTCCTTGATGGCTGTTGTTTGGATAAACCAGCTGTCCATTGCATAGTACAGAAGCGGTGTATCACAACGCCAGCAGAACGGATAGCTGTGCTCATATTTTTCTTTGCTGAACAAACGTCCATGCTCAGACAGATATCGCACGATATCAATATCACAATCCTTCACGAAACGTCCGGCAAAGTCAGTCACTTCAGCGACAAATTTACCTTCCAAGTCCACCATGTTCACAAAGCTGATGCCATTCTCACGGCATACACGGTAGTCATCTTCACCATGGGCAGGAGCCATGTGTACGATACCCGTACCACTTGCATCCGTTACAAAGCCTGCACCCAGAATGATGTTGGCTTTCTCAGCCTGTACGTAGTTGAACGGAGGATCATACGTTTTGCCAACCAGATCGGCACCTTTCAGTGCACCGATGATCTCATACTCACCCTTGGTATCTTTCATCACTTTTTCAACCAGATTGGTTGCCATGATGTACACTTCATCACCTTGACGAACACGGGAGTAGTCCATATCCGGATTCACGGCAAGTGCAACGTGTGAAGGCAGTGTCCAAGGTGTTGTCGTCCAAGCCAGTACAAATTCTCCGCTGTCATTCAGTTTGAATTTCGCTGTAGCGCTCAAGTCTTTGACGTCTTTGTACCCTTGTGCAACTTCATGGGAACTCAGTGTTGTCTGACAAGAAGGACAATACGGGCTCACACGGTGACCACGATACAACAGACCTTTCTCATGAATTGTCGCCAGGATGTTCCATACACTCTCGATGTAGTTGTTATCAAGGGTGATATATGGGTTATCCATATCCGTCCAATATCCGATACCTTCTGTCAGATCACGCCATTGTTGCTCGTACTCGAATACGCTCGCTTTACATTCGTTAATGAATTTTTCCACGCCGTAATCTTCGATTTCCCACTTGTGGGAGATACCAAGCTTCTTCTGTACACCCAGCTCTACAGGCAGACCATGTGTATCCCAGCCTGCTTTACGAACAATACGGTAACCCTTCATCGTGTTATACCGTCCAACAAAATCCTTGATTACGCGTCCCAGTACGTGACCGATATGCGGTTTACCGTTCGCTGTAGGCGGCCCTTCATAAAATACAAAGTTTGGCTTGCCCTCACGGTTTTCGATGGATCTTTTGAATGTGTTCTCCGTTTTCCATTTATCTAACACGCGTAATTCTCTGGCACGTGCCTTCTCTTTGACGTCAACTCGTTGCATGATGATTATCTTCCCTTTCTTTGGTTGGATTGTGGACCGTTCACAAAAAACGTTTCAATCCCCCTAAATCCCCCTTGCCAAGGGGGACCCCATAGGCGCTCCGCCCTCTGGACACCCGGGATGGGTTGTCGGTGGGAGATCGGTGGCGCTTATGGGCGAGGGGTGGATGTGCGTAGTGGCGGCCATTTTGCGGCTGTTCCCTGCGTGAACGCCGCATGGCCTTACCGCGAGGCGGGTGTTGCCGGGTGCTTCGCTCTCCCGGCGGGTGGCTCTCTCCTTGAGGTCCCTTCGGGCCTCATAGACGTTCGCCCTTTTTTGAACACAAAAAAGCCCCATCCCTGGAAAGGGACGAGACTATACTCGCGTTACCACCCTAATTCTGTTCATCACAAACCACATCCAGGCAAGCCTGGGTATGCTCTGTCATCAACAGCGCTTATGCCCCGCTAAACTACTGCAGGGTGCCGTTATAACGTACGGCTTACGGTTCGGCTTACACACGGCAATCATAATCACCGCTTCAGCGTCACTTCTCCGGGGAGATATTCGGCTATAACTCATCCATTGGTTTGCACCAACCACCAACTCTCTGAGGGATGAGATCATAACGTACTGAACCCGTCATGGAATCACTATTCATTATGAATATAGTTATAGCCTCTTTGCAGACAAAAGTCAACCAGGCGACAGACTAATAAATTTCTTTCATCTCCCGCTCACGGTCACGCACTTCCTGCTCCCGGCTCTCCAGCACTTCCCAACCATCCTGAGTCAACAGTTCAAGCTGCGCTTCAACAAGCGTGCGGAAACGGGCACGATAAATCGAGGCCTGCTTTTTCAGTTCTTCCACTTCCAAAGCAATTTTGCGCGATTTGCCCAACGATTCGTTCACGATCCGGTCTGCATTTTTCTCTGCTTCCTTCACGATCAACTGCGCTTCTTTCTTCGCATTACCCTTCACATCATCAGCAGCTTCCTGCGCAATGATGATCGTTTTGCTAAGCGTCTCTTCAATTGTAGAAAAATGATCCAGTTTCTCCTGAACGGACAGCAACTGATTACTCAGCTCTTTGTTCTCGCGAATGACGCCTTCGTAATCTTTGATGACTTGATCCAGGAATTCATTGACTTCATCCTCGTCATACCCGCGCAAACGTCGGGAAAATTCCTTGTTGTGTATGTCCAGCGGCGTTAATGGCATGCTGTCCACCTCCTGTTAAAGTTCCTTCCCGTCCAGAGAAGGTTTGCAGCATATGGGTACCACCCAAGGGGCCGTATCGTTGATGCCTAACCTTGGCAACGTATACGGAATGCAGGATCAGAATTGCATCCTCCAACGTTCATGTAAAGCTTTGACTTAATGTTTATCGGATACACCGCGTATTTTCTACACCTTTATGATAAACATTTCGACAAGAAAGCGGATTTTCCTGCAACAGACTCAGGCAAATTTGCCGATTTTCACTCGGCAACGCCCTTTTTTGGTCATCCCATCCTGTTCCATAACCTTGAAACGGCCAAATCCCTGAATGGATACGACATCACCCGCTTTTAGCGATTTGGAGGGATCTTCCTCAACCTTCCAGTTCACACGGCAGCGACCAGCTTTGATCGGCACCAGCACTTTACTGCGACTAAGCCGATACACATCTGCGCAGATTCCATCCAAACGAAGAGAAGCGACCGTAATGTCCATCGTCTCCAGTTTACTCTCTGACCACCGCATCTGATCCAAAGGAAGTAACCCTGTGAACACATGTAACCGATGCACCTGATTCAGTTGAAGCGATAAAAAAGCGCCGGTTTCCGCCGCCACCACTGTATGGCAACCGTCCTCCAGCACTTGGATATCCCCGATCTTTCCACGTTTCATCCCAAGCCCGAGCAGGGAACCCATATAGTCCCCATGCTCCAGCACCGAGATTTTCTGATCATCAGACGTAATACTGAGCACCTGCATACCCATATCCTCATCATCCAGATACATATAATCAGGTGCAACCAGCGCACGCTTGCGTTCAGCAGCCTCGTAACCACCATCCAGACGAATCTGAACGTCGTTACGGCGATTGGCAAGAGTCTGTAATATAAAAACCTGTCTTGGATCAAGGAAGTCAGTTAGCTTCATGTCATGATACTTACCTGCCCGCTCAACCCAATCCGAAGCTTTATCTACAAAATCCCGCTCATCATGGCTAAAATGTTCGTAAATTTCACCGCTCATCTATGTCACCCTACCCTAATAGTCCGTGTTCAAAAAGACCGGTTTTCAGTACCGAGAAGATGGGATAAAGCTAGAAATGGAGTAGCGGAGCGTAGAAAAAACTACGTGAGCAACGGACATTTCGGCTGAATTCCATATTCGATGCTGACGATGCCACTAGGCATCCTTCGTAATCAAAAGCGGACTTTTTGAACAACCTCTAATATGCAAAATACCGGAGTATGGAGATTAGCCCATTAAGCGCAAGTTGCAGAACGATCAGCGCCACAATCGGGGAAATATCCAGCACACCGAACAAAGGCGGTATAAATCGGCGAAACGGTCTTAGATATGGTTCCACTAATTTGCCCAGCCATTCACCGATGAAGCTTTCCCGCGCATTGGGAAGCCAAGACATCAATATGTAGACAATGACCATGTAAAAGTAAATCTGGTATAACGTGTACAACACGCTTTCAATCTGATACAAAAGTGGCTCACCTCATTCTGTTATAATCTTGCTCGCTGTCAGCCAGTATTTCCGTAATTGATCCCTGAATTTCAACCGTATCTGGCGTACAGAGAAAAATGTTTCCGCCGATTTTGGAAATACCGCCACCCAATGCATATACCGTGCCACTCAGAAAATCAATAACGCGCAGCGCTTGGTCCTGGCGAATTCGTTGCAAGTTCACCACAACGGTACGATGCGAACGCAGATGGTCGGCAATTTCCTGAGCCTCGTCATAAGAACGCGGTTCATACAGGACAACTTTAACATTTTTCTGGGAATGAATGCTCACCACATTATTCCCCCTTTGGTTTCTACGTTTATCGAGACTGGAGGTTTCAGCTTCCTGATGTTCAGCATCATTTTCCTCTTGCGCAGCCATTCGTTCACGTTCCACAATCTCTTCCTCTTCCTGAAGTCCGAGGAAATTCATAAATTTATTCATTACGCCCATCGTGAACCCTCCTCTTTTCCTACGAGAATCGATCCTAGCCGTACCCAGGTTGCACCTTCTTCAATGGCCACTTCAAAATCATTGGACATCCCCATCGACAGCTCACTCAATGGCTCTGCTGTCAGGGCTTGTCCATTCAATTGATCCCTCAGCTCACGCAATCCACGAAATACGGGACGCGTCAGCTCCGGATCTTCCTCATGAGGTGCCATGGTCATCAGGCCGACGACCTTGAGATTGTTGAACGAACGAATATCACGCAAAAAAGAACTTGCCTGTTCAGGCTGTAATCCATACTTGCTCTCTTCACCCGAAATATTCACCTGCAAAAACGTTTCCACTTGGATGCCAAGTGAAGCTGCTTTTTTATCCAACTCCTTCGCCAATGACAAACGATCCAGTGAATGTATGTAACGAAACTTGCCAATCACGTCTTTCACCTTGTTTGTCTGCAAATGACCGATAAAATGCCAGGTACCTCGCTGACCAAAAGCTTCCCATTTGGCCTGTGCATCCTGCCACCGGTTTTCTCCAATATGCTCAAGACCATGATTCAGCACCGATCCCGTTGTTTCAAGTGAGACATATTTCGTGACCGCAATCACATTCACATCATCACGATGACGGTTACTGCGCCGACATGCATCCTCGATCTTCTGATTTACCTGTTGTATACGCTCCTCCAATGACACAGAGGGTCACCTCTCTTCCAGCCCAATCCAGCTCGCCATCCGTCCTGTAACACCATTTTCCTTCCGATAGGAGAAAAATAGTTCGGGATGACAACTTGTACACCATGTTGTACATTCGATATGATCCGGCATTATTCCTGCTTTCATCATAATGTGTCGATTACATTCTTTCAAGTTTAACATCGTTTTACCGTTATTCACGGCTCGATATGCTTGTTTAGAAGCAGAATCCTTGTATTCATCATTAACCGGGGAATCATCAAACCAAACCCTTACATGCTGCATGACCGCCTCATCCACTTCATAACAGCAATCCCCAATCGACGGACCGATTGCAGCTCGAATGTCCTGCCTACGGCTGCCATACTCCCGTTCCATCGTCTCTACCATGGATACAGCAATACCTGCGACTGTACCTTTCCAGCCTGCATGAGCAAGACCTACCGCCTGCTGCACAGGGTCATAGAAATAAAGCGGAACACAGTCTGCGTAGAAAGAAGTCAACAGCACACCGGGCACATTCGTGACCAAGCCATCCGTATCCTGCAACGCAGATTGACGATCAAGTAATCCTCTGCTTCGATCTTCAGCGGTAATTACAGCCACATGTTTGCCATGCACCTGCTCTCCACAGGTCCATGCTTCTGCTGCAAAGCCAAGCTTCTCGGTTACAAGCCTGCGGTTGTTAAGTACAACTTCAGGGTCATCCCCCACATGGTAAGCACAATTGAGCGTGGCATACGGAACTTTTCCAACTCCACCATGCCTCGTCGTAAACCCTACTGACAGCTGTTCAAATTGCTGTGTCCAAGGCTCAACATATAATAATAACGGATCAGGACCGAAATCTGAATTTGGGTTCTTGGTCCGTTCAAGTAATTCTTTATCCAATACAAAGGGTTCCATTATCTCACCTCACCACTTCCAGTGTACCA
This window contains:
- a CDS encoding decaprenyl-phosphate phosphoribosyltransferase gives rise to the protein MSSPATGTGSIVPGLIRLLRPKQWTKNLLLFAALLFSFEEIRTETILATLLGFILFSLVAGCVYILNDFVDRDRDRQHPVKKYRPMASGQVNPSHALLFGIILLILSVGTAFMMNPLFGVLCIVYFLLNVSYSFVLKHLVILDMMTIAAGFVLRAIAGGVLIHVPFTPWFLICTMLLSLFLAIGKRRNELTLLEGNTGSHRKVLDNYSITLLDQFNTIVTTATIISYSLFTFTSDRTIHLMWTIPLVIYGMFRYLYLIHMKNQGGSPDRVLFEDKPILITVMLYVISVVTIFAIFE
- a CDS encoding LL-diaminopimelate aminotransferase, which translates into the protein MSIDKYQETYIQTNFADRIGGSNYGKDTNIYKFEKIKRAKASAKKDFPDVELIDLGVGEPDEMADAGIVAALAEEASRPENRGYADNGIPEFKTAATSYLKNVFNVEGIDADTEIVHSIGSKPALAMMPSCFINPGDVTIMTVPGYPVMGTHTKYLGGEVFNIQLTKENNFLPDLTAIPEDIAKRAKLLYLNYPNNPTGASATVEFFTEVVEWAKKYNVVVVHDAPYAALTYDGKKPFSFLSVPGAKDVGVELHSLSKSYNMTGWRIGFVAGNPLVVKAFSDVKDNNDSGQFIAIQKAAAYGLNHPEITEKIAEKYSRRHDMLVAALNELGFQAEKPKGSFFLYVEAPKGVVGGRRFESGEDFSQFLIREKLISSVPWDDAGNFVRFSVTFEAKGEEEEKRVIAEIKRRLSDVQFEF
- a CDS encoding RluA family pseudouridine synthase, with protein sequence MNIMSNPNKEQINDEELMNGNERMEWTVAAEHKKERIDKYITEAVDNVSRSQVQLWIGDGMVTVNGAVVKANAKLSEGDLIELQIPEPAAVEIIAEDIPLEVVYEDSDLIVINKQRGLVVHPAPGHTSGTLVNALMHHCKDLSGINGELRPGIVHRIDKDTSGLIMAAKNDRAHASLAAQLKEHTVNRRYIALVHGHLNHDQGTIDAPIGRDTNDRKMYTVTERNSKHAVTHFTVTERINDYTLLELKLETGRTHQIRVHMKFIGHPLVGDPTYGRNKGIKMQGQALHAAILGFVHPTTGEYLEFSAPIPQDMEDVLASLRSR
- the lspA gene encoding signal peptidase II, whose protein sequence is MVYYILAFIVFLLDQGTKYLIATRMELREEIPVIGNFFVITSHRNSGAAFGILQDQRWFFIVVTLIVVVALIWYLQKVKDTPHKLLPVALSLVLGGAIGNFLDRALTGEVVDFVQLNFGSYTFPIFNIADSAICIGVALIIVETLLEGRREKAAAKIEGNEHHE
- a CDS encoding TraR/DksA C4-type zinc finger protein, which encodes MSHFTNEQLQFLRSQLMSDKRDIEHRLSENEHYGLGDSLKLQTGELSPIDNHPGDIATEVYEREKDISLLEHDEFQLERIDSALHSIEEGHYGTCAVCQQPIPYERMEAVPYTKYCKKHQPETVVSENRPVEEEFLAPAFGRTSLDERDDQNGFDGEDAWQIVESWGTSNSPAMAEGRDIDSYDVMAIEATDEVEGCVEAYESFVATDIYGHDVSIVRNRQYRQYLENREGEGLLEPDMETDDMY
- a CDS encoding DUF5665 domain-containing protein; this translates as MSEHDKQTSSTSQQSTSDNLNSHDKIEELHTLTNRLANELERSRIAQYTELLNRPWKLIGLNLLSGAARGVGIAIGFTFFAATIIYVLQLLGALNLPIVGDYIADIVRIVQRQLDMNTY